The proteins below come from a single Cognatishimia sp. WU-CL00825 genomic window:
- the fliP gene encoding flagellar type III secretion system pore protein FliP (The bacterial flagellar biogenesis protein FliP forms a type III secretion system (T3SS)-type pore required for flagellar assembly.) — protein sequence MAAVVLTSPAFAQDADIGSLIRDLSSTFGQSEAGSDANATLSGRIIQLFALVTVLSVAPGLLVVMTSFTRFVIVFSMLRSALGLNQTPPNMVLNAMALFMTYFVMQPVFEDAYQAGLRPLIQNSITEEQAVMAISDPFRAFMYANTREKDIALFADIAGEENPDVAPASPEEVSWRILVPSFMISELRRAFTIGFLLYLPFIAIDLIVASVLMSAGMMMLPPVIVSLPFKVIFFVLIDGWYMLAGSLMQSYLPYAGGG from the coding sequence ATGGCCGCTGTTGTGCTCACCAGCCCGGCCTTTGCCCAGGATGCCGATATCGGCAGTCTGATCCGCGATCTGTCGTCCACTTTTGGCCAATCCGAGGCGGGCAGCGACGCCAACGCCACCCTGTCGGGCCGCATCATCCAGCTGTTTGCGCTGGTCACGGTGCTGTCGGTTGCACCGGGTCTTTTGGTGGTGATGACCAGTTTCACCCGTTTTGTCATTGTTTTCTCGATGCTGCGCTCTGCCTTGGGCCTGAACCAAACCCCGCCCAATATGGTGCTGAACGCCATGGCGCTTTTCATGACCTATTTTGTCATGCAGCCGGTGTTTGAAGACGCCTATCAGGCTGGCCTACGCCCGCTGATCCAAAACTCGATCACCGAAGAACAGGCCGTCATGGCCATTTCCGATCCGTTCCGCGCCTTTATGTATGCCAACACCCGCGAAAAAGACATCGCGCTGTTTGCCGACATCGCCGGCGAAGAAAACCCCGATGTTGCCCCCGCCTCCCCTGAAGAAGTCTCTTGGCGCATTCTGGTGCCCAGCTTCATGATCTCAGAACTGCGCCGCGCCTTTACCATCGGCTTTCTGCTCTATCTGCCCTTTATCGCCATCGACTTGATCGTCGCCTCTGTGCTGATGAGCGCCGGTATGATGATGCTGCCCCCGGTCATCGTTTCCTTGCCCTTCAAAGTGATCTTCTTTGTGCTGATCGATGGCTGGTACATGTTGGCAGGCTCGCTCATGCAATCCTATCTCCCCTATGCGGGCGGCGGATAG
- a CDS encoding flagellar biosynthesis repressor FlbT, with translation MALRLTLKPNEKIVINGCVIRNADRRQMLTIENHADIVRGVDLLDESEAGSPVKKVYYFIQAALLKPDIRDELVPVIQKDLASLVPIFHEEIGGHIFEAATHVSCRDFYKAMRALRPLIKYEARLLDMINGKTVAAAE, from the coding sequence TTGGCACTTCGTCTAACGCTGAAACCAAATGAAAAAATCGTCATTAACGGTTGTGTCATTCGCAATGCTGATCGGCGCCAGATGCTGACCATTGAAAACCACGCAGATATTGTGCGTGGGGTCGACCTGTTAGACGAGTCCGAGGCCGGGTCTCCGGTTAAAAAAGTGTATTACTTTATTCAGGCTGCCTTATTAAAGCCAGATATTCGTGATGAACTAGTGCCGGTGATCCAGAAAGATCTGGCAAGCCTTGTGCCGATTTTCCATGAGGAAATAGGCGGACATATTTTTGAAGCGGCGACGCATGTGTCGTGTCGTGACTTTTATAAAGCCATGCGGGCCCTGCGCCCGTTGATCAAATACGAGGCACGCCTGCTGGATATGATCAATGGCAAAACGGTTGCCGCCGCGGAGTAG
- a CDS encoding GntR family transcriptional regulator has translation MQATEQKHKLTSTKLADDLRQRIVKGELAPEIRLRQREIAAYYDVSGMSARDAVKILLKEGFATQEGAKTVVVSPLSAMDFLEIMELRLMLEPRALELSGPRLSSKVFTELREILGDETSDWTPLETAERHWAFHELLYSRASRPRSAAILQTLNGHLVRYMLPLWTSVGIGENWRPHHLRLVEQVEAGAYKDASEELRTDLMQTKTRVLENLAIDPVP, from the coding sequence ATGCAAGCCACTGAACAAAAACATAAACTGACGTCGACCAAACTTGCTGACGACCTGCGTCAGCGCATAGTGAAAGGCGAGTTGGCACCCGAGATTCGGTTGCGGCAAAGAGAGATTGCAGCGTACTACGACGTCAGCGGCATGTCGGCGCGCGACGCGGTGAAAATTCTGCTCAAAGAGGGATTCGCGACCCAGGAAGGCGCGAAGACTGTGGTTGTCTCGCCGCTATCCGCGATGGATTTTCTTGAGATCATGGAGCTGCGCCTGATGTTAGAGCCGCGCGCCTTAGAGCTGTCGGGGCCGCGACTGTCATCAAAGGTGTTTACAGAACTGCGCGAAATTCTCGGCGATGAAACCTCTGACTGGACACCGCTGGAAACTGCGGAACGGCATTGGGCGTTTCACGAATTGCTATACAGTCGCGCGTCGCGGCCAAGGTCCGCGGCCATCCTGCAAACTCTTAACGGGCATCTTGTGCGTTATATGCTCCCGCTTTGGACAAGTGTCGGTATCGGTGAAAACTGGCGTCCCCACCATCTGCGCCTTGTCGAACAAGTTGAGGCAGGTGCCTATAAGGATGCCTCTGAAGAGCTTAGAACTGACCTTATGCAAACGAAGACGCGTGTTCTGGAAAACTTGGCCATTGACCCGGTTCCTTAA
- a CDS encoding response regulator: protein MRILAVDDDENIRELLATSIEAETDHVIWTASSGIEALSACASSPSKFDCFLLDIQMPEMDGIELCERLRHHKDYEDTPILMLTAMAQKKFVDKAFLAGATDYITKPFEFLELTSRLQNAERLIQQQARMQRRYEEISNLKSDLNRSFEHSLSEPVEILGIERLVGYVSFENYLLQLSRMKMLMTSVFAIKILNVEKVFRNISRIGFRQLLTEIGQQLTELYGEHSDLVTYRGNGVFACATSSRKPFSQFELEKTLNRKVRDMTATRISGVTVQICAGEPVSLISLTRAGSLTSLQNAVARAEARSVSYHEILQMSARVLKADGTSTQADRETYAALLKAEMRDDKVAVGE from the coding sequence ATGCGCATACTTGCCGTCGACGACGATGAGAACATCAGAGAGCTTTTAGCGACCTCGATTGAGGCCGAGACAGATCACGTGATCTGGACCGCAAGTTCGGGCATCGAAGCCCTGTCTGCCTGCGCCAGCAGCCCCTCAAAATTTGACTGTTTCCTGCTTGATATCCAGATGCCCGAGATGGATGGCATCGAGCTTTGCGAGCGCCTGCGCCACCATAAAGACTATGAAGACACCCCAATTCTGATGCTCACCGCCATGGCGCAAAAGAAATTTGTCGACAAAGCCTTTCTGGCCGGTGCCACCGATTACATCACCAAACCCTTTGAGTTCCTCGAACTCACTAGCCGCCTGCAAAACGCCGAACGTCTGATCCAGCAACAGGCGCGCATGCAGCGCCGCTACGAAGAGATCAGCAATCTCAAAAGCGATCTGAACCGCAGTTTTGAACACAGCCTGTCTGAACCCGTCGAAATCCTCGGCATCGAACGGCTGGTTGGCTATGTGTCGTTTGAAAACTACCTGCTACAGCTGTCGCGCATGAAAATGCTGATGACCAGCGTTTTTGCCATCAAGATCCTGAACGTTGAAAAAGTCTTTCGCAACATCTCGCGCATTGGCTTTCGCCAGTTGCTGACTGAAATCGGCCAACAGCTGACCGAACTCTACGGCGAACACTCCGATCTGGTGACCTATCGTGGCAATGGCGTCTTTGCCTGCGCCACCAGCAGCCGCAAACCGTTTTCGCAATTCGAGCTGGAAAAGACTCTCAACCGCAAGGTGCGCGACATGACCGCCACCCGCATTTCCGGCGTTACCGTCCAGATCTGCGCTGGCGAGCCGGTCTCGCTGATCTCGCTGACCCGCGCCGGCAGCCTAACCAGCCTGCAAAACGCCGTCGCACGGGCCGAGGCCCGCTCGGTCAGCTACCACGAAATCCTGCAAATGTCCGCACGTGTGCTCAAGGCCGACGGCACCAGCACCCAAGCCGACCGCGAAACCTATGCCGCCCTTCTCAAAGCCGAAATGCGCGACGACAAGGTGGCTGTGGGGGAATAG
- the fliN gene encoding flagellar motor switch protein FliN encodes MSEDTQTPETETDAPKATEGLDAETLQAMAEGGDGRNIDALYNVKLDVRVVLGRSRMSISDLLELTRGSVIELDRKVGDPIDIMINDRMVARGDLVKVNGDFIGVALREIVKDFIPGQ; translated from the coding sequence ATGTCAGAAGACACTCAGACCCCAGAGACCGAAACCGACGCACCCAAAGCCACCGAAGGCCTTGATGCAGAAACCCTACAGGCCATGGCCGAGGGCGGCGATGGTCGCAATATAGATGCGCTTTATAACGTCAAACTGGACGTGCGGGTTGTGCTGGGTCGCAGCCGCATGTCAATTTCCGATCTGTTGGAATTGACCCGTGGCTCGGTGATTGAACTGGACCGCAAGGTCGGCGACCCGATTGATATCATGATCAATGACCGCATGGTGGCCCGTGGCGATCTGGTCAAAGTCAACGGTGATTTCATTGGCGTCGCCCTGCGCGAGATCGTCAAAGACTTCATCCCCGGCCAATAA
- a CDS encoding DUF1217 domain-containing protein produces the protein MVLSISGLGSQMALNLVDRTKDRQMETLRTEAQHQRLADGFRDRIASISTPEEFVKDYEVYSFVMKAFDLEDQIFGKGMIRKVLESDPDDDSSLVNRLTNSNFDALHEAMGFTTGNGPQIPDFSDTAWQDAMVDRYFVTTFRNENADQNQTVGTVLELREKVADIDSWFDVLKDKEMTEFFQRALFLPEEMSGLDVDKQAEIFADKYDLEKLSDPREVDQLITKFIAISDIVDPPQTSYNSVAITLLNSSISGQFVPITLDIPAVNYSRASLYR, from the coding sequence ATGGTGTTGAGTATTTCGGGATTGGGCAGCCAGATGGCGCTGAACCTGGTGGATCGCACCAAGGATCGCCAGATGGAAACCCTGCGCACCGAAGCGCAGCATCAACGTCTGGCAGATGGTTTTCGCGACCGTATTGCGTCGATTTCAACCCCAGAAGAATTCGTCAAAGACTATGAGGTTTATAGTTTTGTGATGAAGGCCTTTGATCTGGAGGATCAGATTTTTGGCAAGGGCATGATCCGTAAGGTGTTGGAAAGTGACCCGGACGATGACAGTTCGCTGGTCAACCGTCTGACCAATTCCAACTTTGACGCGCTGCATGAGGCCATGGGATTTACCACTGGCAACGGCCCGCAAATCCCTGATTTCAGCGATACAGCCTGGCAGGATGCCATGGTTGACCGCTATTTTGTTACCACTTTTCGCAATGAAAATGCCGATCAAAATCAGACCGTTGGCACGGTTTTAGAGCTGCGCGAAAAGGTTGCAGACATCGACAGTTGGTTTGATGTTCTGAAAGACAAAGAGATGACGGAGTTTTTTCAACGGGCTTTGTTTTTGCCAGAGGAAATGTCTGGGCTTGATGTCGATAAGCAGGCCGAGATTTTTGCGGATAAGTATGATCTTGAAAAATTGAGTGATCCGCGTGAAGTGGATCAGCTGATCACCAAGTTTATTGCGATTTCAGATATCGTTGACCCGCCACAAACCAGCTATAACAGCGTGGCAATCACCCTGTTGAATTCTTCGATTTCCGGGCAATTTGTGCCGATCACGCTGGATATTCCGGCGGTCAACTATTCTCGGGCCAGCCTGTACCGCTAG
- a CDS encoding flagellar biosynthesis regulator FlaF produces the protein MSITAYKRTISDTESPRQIERRVFTSVTAEIEQKYLAFDQAENGGEKLRILAEGLRDALWRNQQVWNAIRGDLIEPGNALPPDLKAGLISLSLWVDTHTQGVMGGTLKVKPLLDINRSIIRGLEGNPMHVME, from the coding sequence ATGAGCATAACCGCATATAAGCGGACGATATCTGACACAGAATCTCCGCGACAAATAGAACGGCGTGTGTTTACCAGTGTTACGGCAGAAATAGAGCAAAAATACCTCGCCTTTGATCAGGCGGAAAACGGCGGCGAAAAGCTACGCATTTTGGCAGAAGGTCTGCGAGACGCGCTTTGGCGTAACCAACAGGTATGGAATGCGATCCGTGGCGATCTGATTGAACCAGGCAACGCGCTTCCCCCAGATCTAAAAGCCGGATTGATTTCTTTGTCGTTGTGGGTTGATACTCATACGCAGGGCGTCATGGGTGGCACTCTGAAAGTGAAACCATTGCTGGATATCAACCGCAGTATTATTCGCGGGCTAGAAGGCAATCCGATGCATGTCATGGAGTAG
- a CDS encoding flagellar motor switch protein FliG, whose product MNQFASFRRAKRLSGPEKSAILFLCLGEERGSALMQQLDTREISKITRAISAMGEVQAEVVEEVMREFGQKVSSYGGITGSVEAARGLLKGFLPEDRVNEILEEIEGSSTGNLWKDLSELDEKMLADYLRKEHNQTVAVVLSRLSPDAVAKVLPLLGHDRSVDLVERMVAMEQLPADAIQAIEESLRSEVLAKAGENAEAEAEKRLVKVFNKLDSKLLEGLSRDLEAKIPEKLRSIKQKMFVFDDLTKLKASALAKVMREVTGNNLPLALRGAEKEVREHFLSSMPARSRDMLVEEMQAMGPVKSRDVKEAQSEMVEAALQLADSGEIELPEENEDDMIE is encoded by the coding sequence ATGAACCAATTCGCCTCCTTCCGTCGGGCCAAACGACTAAGCGGACCCGAGAAATCGGCCATTCTGTTCCTTTGCCTGGGCGAAGAACGTGGCAGCGCTTTGATGCAACAGCTCGACACGCGTGAAATCAGCAAGATCACCCGCGCCATTTCCGCGATGGGGGAAGTGCAGGCCGAAGTGGTCGAAGAGGTCATGCGCGAATTTGGCCAAAAGGTTTCCAGCTACGGTGGCATCACCGGCTCGGTCGAAGCCGCGCGCGGCTTGCTCAAGGGCTTTTTGCCCGAAGACCGCGTCAACGAAATCCTGGAAGAAATCGAAGGCAGCAGCACCGGCAACCTGTGGAAAGATCTGTCAGAGCTCGACGAAAAAATGCTGGCCGATTACCTGCGCAAGGAACACAATCAGACCGTTGCGGTTGTCCTGTCGCGCCTGTCGCCGGATGCGGTGGCCAAAGTGCTGCCGTTGCTTGGCCATGACCGCTCGGTTGACCTGGTCGAACGCATGGTGGCCATGGAACAATTGCCTGCAGATGCCATTCAGGCCATCGAAGAAAGTCTGCGCAGCGAAGTCTTGGCCAAAGCTGGTGAAAACGCCGAAGCCGAAGCCGAAAAACGTCTGGTCAAAGTGTTCAACAAGCTGGATTCCAAACTGCTCGAAGGCCTGTCACGCGACCTCGAGGCGAAAATTCCAGAGAAACTGCGGTCCATCAAACAAAAAATGTTTGTGTTTGACGATCTGACCAAACTCAAAGCCAGCGCCTTGGCCAAAGTCATGCGCGAAGTCACCGGCAACAACCTGCCCCTGGCCCTGCGCGGCGCCGAAAAAGAAGTTCGCGAGCATTTCCTCAGCTCGATGCCCGCACGATCCCGCGACATGCTGGTCGAAGAAATGCAAGCCATGGGCCCGGTCAAATCCCGCGACGTGAAAGAAGCGCAGTCTGAAATGGTAGAGGCCGCGTTGCAATTGGCCGACAGCGGCGAAATCGAATTGCCGGAAGAAAACGAAGACGACATGATCGAATAA
- a CDS encoding ABC transporter permease subunit (The N-terminal region of this protein, as described by TIGR01726, is a three transmembrane segment that identifies a subfamily of ABC transporter permease subunits, which specificities that include histidine, arginine, glutamine, glutamate, L-cystine (sic), the opines (in Agrobacterium) octopine and nopaline, etc.) encodes MPDYTLQLLIGAGVTLALGILSAVFALSTATMFLLLSQLKNRFINGFIRVYSTVIRGIPEILVIFLTFFGAAVVLTKLFGKYTELSPFFAGVLALGLVFAAYSYEVLRGAFEAIPKGQFEAGHSLGLSGVQSFFHIIFPQLMQRALPGLSNLWLILLKETSLVSVIGLEELMRKSSLAAGVKHDPLFYYCYGALFYLAITAFSEIALKGVTNRVNRHTAPTETETV; translated from the coding sequence ATGCCCGACTATACGTTACAACTCTTGATTGGCGCTGGCGTTACGCTTGCTCTGGGGATCCTCAGTGCCGTTTTCGCCCTGAGCACGGCAACGATGTTTCTTTTGCTCAGTCAGCTAAAGAACCGATTCATCAACGGATTTATCCGCGTCTATTCCACGGTTATTCGCGGCATTCCCGAAATTCTGGTGATTTTCCTGACATTCTTCGGGGCGGCGGTGGTCCTGACAAAACTCTTCGGGAAATACACAGAACTTAGCCCGTTCTTTGCCGGTGTTCTGGCGCTTGGGCTGGTGTTTGCCGCCTATTCCTACGAGGTCCTGAGGGGCGCGTTCGAAGCAATCCCCAAGGGCCAATTCGAGGCGGGGCACTCTTTGGGGCTAAGCGGTGTCCAATCGTTTTTCCACATCATCTTTCCCCAACTCATGCAACGGGCGCTGCCGGGGCTAAGCAACCTCTGGCTTATTTTGCTCAAGGAAACATCGCTGGTCTCGGTGATCGGGTTGGAAGAATTGATGCGCAAATCGTCCCTTGCGGCCGGTGTCAAACACGACCCGCTGTTTTACTACTGCTATGGGGCGTTGTTCTACCTTGCGATCACAGCCTTTTCTGAAATTGCTCTCAAAGGCGTCACCAACCGAGTGAACCGTCACACGGCGCCAACAGAGACGGAGACCGTTTGA
- the speB gene encoding agmatinase: MNFRRQMLSQFPELADPKSHPRFTGIPSFMRAPFTENLSDLDIAMCGVPYDGGVTNRTGTRLGPRDVRIQSTMMRCYNQATGAAPYEKARIGDIGDAWPVMPFELEHAHKEIESYFAEIKEAGALPLAVGGDHSMTLPILRAMAKDGPVALVQIDAHCDTGGMYQGSEHHHGSSFSAAVNEGLIDPKKSVQIGIRGGTIVPDLWKFSYDHGMRVITIDELYDMGIVAAMKEATDIVGDTPVYVTFDIDSLDPAFAPGTGTPEIGGITSYEALKMVRSLKDLNIIGADIVEVSPPFDPSGGTALIAATVMFELMCLMADCVDRNKAG, encoded by the coding sequence ATGAACTTTCGCCGTCAGATGCTCTCACAATTCCCAGAACTTGCAGATCCCAAGTCCCACCCGCGCTTCACTGGTATCCCGAGCTTCATGCGCGCGCCGTTCACCGAGAATCTCTCCGACCTAGATATTGCGATGTGTGGTGTTCCCTATGATGGGGGCGTGACCAATCGTACCGGAACACGCCTTGGTCCGCGCGATGTGCGCATCCAGTCCACCATGATGCGCTGCTACAACCAAGCCACGGGCGCTGCGCCTTATGAGAAGGCGCGAATTGGCGATATCGGTGATGCATGGCCGGTGATGCCGTTCGAGTTGGAGCATGCACACAAGGAAATCGAGAGCTATTTTGCTGAGATAAAAGAAGCCGGTGCTCTCCCGCTGGCCGTGGGCGGGGACCATTCGATGACCCTTCCAATTCTGCGCGCGATGGCCAAAGACGGCCCCGTTGCATTGGTTCAAATTGACGCTCACTGCGACACGGGTGGTATGTATCAGGGGTCGGAACACCATCATGGGTCCTCGTTCAGTGCTGCTGTGAATGAAGGTTTGATCGACCCCAAAAAATCGGTTCAGATCGGCATTCGCGGCGGCACGATTGTGCCCGACCTGTGGAAGTTCAGCTATGATCACGGGATGCGGGTCATCACAATCGATGAGCTCTATGACATGGGCATCGTTGCGGCGATGAAGGAAGCCACCGACATTGTTGGGGACACGCCCGTTTATGTGACCTTTGACATCGACAGCCTTGATCCGGCCTTTGCACCCGGCACGGGCACGCCGGAAATCGGCGGCATCACAAGTTATGAAGCGTTGAAAATGGTGCGGTCCCTGAAAGACCTCAACATCATCGGCGCGGATATTGTTGAAGTATCGCCACCCTTTGACCCCTCTGGCGGCACCGCACTGATCGCGGCAACTGTGATGTTCGAGCTGATGTGCCTGATGGCCGATTGCGTCGACCGCAACAAGGCGGGCTAA
- a CDS encoding aminotransferase class III-fold pyridoxal phosphate-dependent enzyme — MGQHSQALSERAEKVLVDGGNSASRGPRVFKPYPPYIERAEGCRLYDVDGESYIDWMNAFGALSTGHAHPAVVEAASRAVATGAHYAAAIPEEIEYAELIVDMVSVAEKVRFANSGTEACMAAIRLARGHTGRKKIVKFEGHYHGWADSLLLTTNPQPVTTLGHENSPVGIVDSSGIPHGAVEDTIVLPWNNIEALERLFKDRGREIACVATEGVMANIGVIRPKDGYLQRMQELCREYDVLFYLDETVTGFRVAPGGCIEMYGLEPDIVTYGKAIGHGFPLAAICASHELMDGLGWGKVMHFGTFNAHRVGVSAGLAGTKALAANRNAGFKHLTEIGQATVEGINEVIAKQNRHQILVQSVGSLFQFYFTDRPELTDFRDYCLHADSAKFARFANHLRGFGVYVSPSNTLHNCSTLGHDHQDVEATVQAFAEALKTFE, encoded by the coding sequence ATGGGCCAGCATTCCCAAGCGCTTTCTGAACGGGCGGAAAAAGTATTGGTCGACGGGGGCAATTCTGCCTCTCGTGGGCCGCGCGTTTTCAAGCCTTATCCGCCCTATATTGAGCGCGCCGAAGGGTGCAGGCTCTATGATGTCGATGGCGAAAGCTATATCGACTGGATGAACGCCTTTGGCGCGCTGTCCACCGGCCATGCACATCCCGCAGTGGTCGAGGCCGCCAGCCGTGCCGTGGCCACAGGCGCGCATTATGCCGCCGCCATCCCCGAAGAGATCGAATACGCCGAGTTGATCGTTGATATGGTTTCGGTGGCCGAAAAGGTGCGTTTTGCCAATAGCGGCACCGAGGCTTGTATGGCGGCCATTCGTCTTGCGCGCGGACATACCGGGCGCAAGAAAATCGTGAAGTTCGAGGGCCATTACCACGGTTGGGCGGATTCTCTTCTGCTCACGACAAACCCACAGCCCGTCACGACGCTGGGGCACGAAAACTCCCCTGTTGGCATCGTCGACAGCTCGGGTATTCCGCATGGCGCCGTCGAGGATACGATTGTTCTGCCTTGGAACAACATCGAGGCGCTGGAACGTTTATTCAAGGATCGCGGTCGCGAGATCGCCTGCGTCGCTACCGAAGGTGTAATGGCGAATATCGGCGTCATCCGCCCCAAGGACGGTTACCTGCAGCGCATGCAAGAGCTGTGCCGCGAATATGACGTGCTGTTCTATCTGGATGAAACTGTCACCGGTTTCCGTGTGGCTCCGGGCGGCTGCATCGAGATGTACGGGTTGGAACCTGACATCGTCACCTATGGCAAAGCAATCGGACATGGCTTCCCGCTGGCTGCTATTTGTGCCTCGCATGAGCTCATGGATGGGCTTGGCTGGGGCAAGGTTATGCATTTCGGCACCTTCAATGCGCATCGCGTTGGTGTGTCGGCGGGACTTGCCGGAACGAAGGCTTTGGCGGCCAATCGTAATGCCGGATTCAAGCATCTCACTGAAATAGGCCAGGCGACGGTTGAAGGTATCAACGAAGTTATTGCCAAACAGAACCGTCATCAAATCCTTGTTCAATCGGTTGGATCTCTGTTCCAATTCTATTTCACGGATCGGCCTGAACTCACGGATTTCCGAGATTATTGCCTACATGCAGACAGCGCAAAATTTGCACGCTTTGCCAATCACTTGAGGGGCTTTGGCGTCTATGTCAGCCCGTCCAACACCCTACACAATTGCAGCACGCTTGGACATGACCATCAGGATGTCGAGGCAACGGTCCAAGCTTTCGCGGAGGCGCTTAAGACCTTCGAATAA
- a CDS encoding transporter substrate-binding domain-containing protein — protein sequence MKKRTFLAAACAAVMSLASALPAAADKIMLAADAEYPPFNYKNDSGEIVGFDVEISLAVCEASGLDCEFTAQAWDGLIPGLLIGKFNAISASMFATEERRKQVDFTDKLYQTPSQFLAAKGSDIEISVAGLTGKTVGAQRGSVQADHLEATYGATSTVQLYDTQDQANLDLAAGRLDALLGEVIALTEGFMASETGQGFDWTGPEVKLGDGIAIAIRKEDTDLRDKLNAGIAAIRESGQYQEISEKFFGRDIY from the coding sequence ATGAAAAAGAGAACGTTTTTGGCTGCCGCTTGCGCCGCAGTTATGAGCCTTGCGTCGGCGCTTCCAGCCGCAGCAGACAAAATTATGTTGGCAGCGGATGCCGAATATCCCCCCTTTAACTACAAGAACGACTCTGGTGAGATTGTTGGCTTTGATGTCGAGATTTCGCTGGCGGTCTGCGAGGCGTCCGGATTGGATTGCGAGTTTACGGCTCAGGCATGGGATGGTCTGATTCCCGGCCTGTTGATCGGTAAGTTTAACGCAATCTCGGCCTCAATGTTTGCCACTGAAGAACGCCGCAAGCAAGTCGATTTCACCGATAAGCTTTACCAGACACCGTCGCAGTTTTTGGCAGCCAAGGGATCGGACATCGAGATTTCGGTCGCGGGGCTAACAGGCAAAACTGTAGGCGCTCAGCGTGGTTCTGTTCAGGCGGATCATCTTGAAGCGACCTATGGCGCAACATCCACCGTCCAACTCTATGATACTCAGGATCAGGCCAATCTGGATCTTGCGGCGGGACGTTTGGACGCCTTGTTGGGTGAAGTCATAGCACTGACCGAAGGCTTCATGGCCAGTGAAACGGGCCAAGGTTTCGATTGGACTGGTCCGGAAGTGAAGCTTGGTGACGGGATCGCCATTGCCATCCGGAAAGAGGACACCGATCTGCGCGACAAGCTGAATGCCGGAATCGCGGCCATTCGTGAAAGTGGCCAATACCAAGAGATCAGCGAAAAGTTCTTTGGCCGCGACATCTACTAA
- a CDS encoding ABC transporter permease subunit (The N-terminal region of this protein, as described by TIGR01726, is a three transmembrane segment that identifies a subfamily of ABC transporter permease subunits, which specificities that include histidine, arginine, glutamine, glutamate, L-cystine (sic), the opines (in Agrobacterium) octopine and nopaline, etc.) — protein sequence MEDFIAQLPEAIWLTVKLTLVGFFVGQSIALVLGSSLHLTKGVLHSALRIYPFIFRGTPLLIQLFIIYYGVAQIDFVRESFLWVIFGSAEGAAMLALSLNVGAYSTILVYGALKNLPKGQVEASSAMGISRLKTLIHVEIPQAYRHLLPSLSNEIIFTLKGSALASTITIMELTGLTRTFIAKTYSPFEYFPVAGLVYLAIGFVALQAFRYLEKRLRLPGH from the coding sequence ATGGAAGACTTTATCGCACAACTTCCAGAGGCCATCTGGCTTACCGTGAAACTGACACTTGTTGGTTTCTTCGTCGGGCAGAGCATCGCTCTTGTCCTGGGGAGCAGTCTGCACTTGACCAAGGGGGTCCTGCACAGCGCATTGCGAATTTACCCGTTCATTTTTCGCGGAACGCCGCTGCTGATCCAGCTGTTTATCATCTATTATGGCGTGGCCCAGATCGACTTTGTCCGCGAAAGCTTTTTGTGGGTCATTTTCGGCAGCGCAGAGGGCGCAGCCATGCTGGCCCTCTCGCTGAATGTCGGGGCCTATTCAACCATCTTGGTCTATGGCGCGCTTAAGAATTTGCCCAAGGGGCAGGTCGAAGCTTCAAGCGCGATGGGTATCAGTAGGCTGAAAACACTGATCCACGTCGAGATCCCACAAGCCTATCGGCATCTGCTGCCATCGCTTTCAAACGAGATCATCTTCACGCTCAAGGGCAGCGCGCTGGCAAGCACCATTACAATCATGGAGCTGACCGGGCTGACCCGGACCTTCATCGCCAAAACCTACTCGCCATTCGAATACTTCCCGGTTGCCGGACTTGTGTATCTCGCCATTGGCTTCGTGGCATTACAGGCCTTCCGCTATCTGGAAAAACGGCTTCGGTTGCCTGGGCACTAA